The sequence cctctctatttttctctctccctctctctctttgtctctccaatTAACTAGTAGCAGGGCTTTCCGCTCTCCTGTGTTAATTGTTAGAGACGAGTAGGGTGCTCAGCCCTGAGTACTGGGATCAGGTGTGGATTaggacaggagatgaggggaATAATGCCACGGGACAGGTTAGTCATCAGTCAGTCTTCTCATCCCTGTGAGATCGATTGAGGTTCTGTAATTACCATCTATGTGTCAGATCAATGGAGACCACATAGCATTTATTTTGGAGAAATGGCCTTATTTGCCCATGGACTTTACATTTATGTGCCATAACTGCAATATTTTTAAGCAAATATTCTATAAGACAGGTATTCAATGTATTCAAGCAGTAGAGAATTTGAGGTGCGGTACTCAGTACTGGTGTGTTCTGGCCCACATCAAACACTGATTAATCACTGAATCATCCAAACACAATGACAATCCCAGATGTCACCCTCCCTTTAAGAATATAACCAGGCGATGGGATGTCTCTTTCCTTGCAGCAGTCTGGCTGGATGGTGCCAACATCCGGCTGGTGTGCTGTGCCTCGTGGCTAATCGCCGCCGTCTGGTCCTCCTTCCCCTTGTTCGGCTGGGGCGAGTACGTCCCCGAGCCCTACGGCCTGTCCTGTACCATCGCCTGGCACAGCTACCACACCTCCTTTAAAGACGCCTTCTACGTCATCTGTTCCTTCTCTTGTTTCATGCTGGTGCCCGTCCTGCTCATCGTGACGTCCCAGATCCAGATCCTCTATAAAGTCTATCATTTCACCTACGCCTTGTCAGCCCGGGGGATCCGGACCAACCTGCGCCATGCCGAAAAACGTCTCTCCATGGTGAGAAGGGTTTTATGTCATGCTGAAGGAGGAACCACGGTAATGTGCCTGAACTTCTCTGACTTAGCGGAGGACTGTCTGTCACAGTGCATACGCCTTTCACTCAGGGAGAGCGGATGTAGAGCTTACTGCAGCGCTAGATAGAACTTTTACCTTCTGTCACAGTGAACATGGTATCTTTATATTTGGTAGGttttcacatacagtaccagtcaaaagtttggacacatctactcattccagggtttttctttatttttactattttctacattgtagaataatagtgaagacattaaaactagaaataacacatgtagtaaccaaaaaattgttaaacagaTCTGTTCATCCTGTCGTATGCTCTGGCATTATACAGTCTGGATGACCTCTTATGTCATATGTTATTACATGCTATGTAAGAGTCTACATACCAGCTGTTATAACAGGGTGTTATGTCATTTATCCTCTGTGTCACATTATTACATTGAATGGAATGACGTGCGTCATAACCATGTAATATTTCCTTATAGAGTGTGCACATACACCTTAAGTAAAGTGACATTCATTTGAGGTGGTATAAAACAGTGAAGAATGTGCTTATACCACGGGATGAGTTGAAAGTATCACAAAAAAAGGACACGTTATAAGAAAACACAACACAAAATAGAAAGCCCAATTATGGGCAAAAGAGCAGATTTAAAACAaatctgaattgggctgcctgtgtcaATGCAGCCCAAGGCACGTATGCCATTTTTGGGCTGCAGTACAGAAGTACAGAAGTCAGTACTAGTGGTGTCATTAGGTAGGCTTGAATTAGCTCCATATACAGAAGCCAACTCTAATGTTGAACGAGTTGGCCTAAGTACATACTGTAGATTTGAATCTACCCAATGATACCAGTTATTGTATGAGAGTTTACGAGATATAGTTGGATTTaggcctcccaagtggtgcagcggtgtaaggtactgcatcgcagcgctagaggcatcactacagacctgggttcgatcccaggctgtgtcgcagccggggTTGACCAGGAGAACCatgaggcgacgcacaattggcccagcatcgtctgggttaggggagggtttggccggctgggatgtccttgtcccatcgcgctctagtaactccttgtggcaggccgggagCCTGCACACTGACTTTGGTCGCCaactgtacagtgtttcctccaacacattggtgtggctggcttctgggttaagtgatcagtgtgtcaagaagctgtgctgcttggcggggtcgtgtttcggaggacgcatggctctcgaccttcgcctctcccgagtttgTATGGGAGTTAcaacgatgggacaagactgtaactaccatttGGGGGTAAAAAGTTAAATTTAGCAAATAATGTATGGATTTGGGTCTAGATATTGGACACAACATAATGTCTCTGTCGTCCCCCTCAGATGTTCTTCTGCATCAGCCTCGGCTTTGTGACGGCCTGGGCTCCCTACGCCGTTGTCTCCTTCCTCTTCATCTTCCATAAGGACAACAGGTACATGGCGCCTGGGGGCTTCGTGTTCCCCGCACTGTTCGCCAAGAGCTCCCACATCTACAACCCCTTCATCTACTTCTACTTCAACAAGGCCTTCCGTCAGGAGCTGCGCTGCCTGTTGCGCTCCTTCTGTCCCCGGTTAGCCAGGAACCGTGTGGGGGTCCGCTCTGCCATGGGCCAGGAGGGACTCCCCGGGGGGCCACATCCCATCCAGATCCAGCTCCAGGAGCTGGGGATGTCTGGAGGGGGAGTCCTAGGGGAGGAATAGCAGCAAGGACACGGGGAGCACACTTTGGGGCGATCTCCTGCTGAGTGTCCAAGATCAGAGTGACCCCCTTGGCTGTGGACCATAGACCTGTCctgtgcttgacttgggcaggagctcaccggagctgAGCACCgtcacctcaaatgttctactgcttgagctcctgttcctcttatagaatatgaactcaaaagtattgtggagttctTGAAACTAAATATGAACAGTATTGGCACCCAAAATGAGGACCTGCACCTAAGTCAAGTCAAGCACTGGCACCTGTCTAATAGTTCCTTCCCATTCCCACCTGAACACTGATTGGATgatgagaatgagaggggagtGGACTCTGCAATAGGTTTGCTATAAGTTGAAAAGTGAATCGGGGTTGGTGCTCCTGAGACTGAGGCTGAATCACAAATCAGTCCCTTCCCCTCATCCCTCAGCCCTCCATTTACACGTTTACATGTGCCTCCACAATATGCACAAGTGTCTGACAGCTAAGGGAGTGAAAAGGATTGAAGGTGTAAGGGCTCATTAGCCACTTTAACTGAGCCAGCaagttacatgttgcgtttatatgttTGTTCACTATATATGCCATGTGCATTTGGTTTGTGTCTGATTTCGAGATTTGACACATGTAACAAATTCAATATCTCCCAAATTAAATgtttgactgttactgtaaaaTGACAAGGGGAATTTGTTCATTTGAATTTCATGCTTGTTTTGTTATTTAAATGTGGAACATGAATTACACCATTTAAGTCATGTGTATCCTGAAGTTGATGAGTTTATTTAATCCCCTTGCCACTTAAAGCCACCCTCAAAGTTTTGTCAGCAGCACATTACATTGGAAGGCCCTCCCAGTGAGTTGGTAGGGGGGAAGGGGCTGGTTTGGGATTCCCTGTGAGACTTCTGAGAGCAGTACAGGAAGTACACGGGAAGTACGTTGATCCTTCCGCAGAAGCAGTGACAGGGTGCTACCATAGGAGGGCCAGTGAGACCAGAGACAAAGAGCTGAGGCCACAGAACCAGGAAGAGGCCAGCAAAGACTCccagccaataggaagagctcAGCATAATGTTATGGTAACACACAGACAGCACTGGACTAGAGTACAAGATGAGAACAACGAGTAAAAACATTTTTGTCTTGTAAAAACTCAAATTCGCCAATTCTTAATAGCATTTCAGGCCTAAGTGGATTTATAAGAATACCTAAATTGTAATGAAAACAACATGAAATCAATGGTTTATGTATTAATCTTGTCCACCAGCTGGCTTGCTTTCTCTgtctatatcaaataaaatacaattttatttgtcacatacacatggttagcagatgttaatgcgagtgtagcgaaatgcttgtgcctctagttccgacaatgcagtaataaccaacaaataatctaactaacaattccaaaactactgtcttatacacagtgtaaggggataaagaatatgtacataaggatatatgaatgagtgatggtacagggcagcatacagtagatggtatcgagtacagtatatacatatgagatgagtatgtagacaaagtaaacaaagtggcatagttaaagtggctagtgatacatgtattacataaggatgcagtcgatgatatagagtacagtatatacgtatgcatatgagatgaataatgtagggtaagtaacattatataaggtagcattgtttaaagtggctagtgatatttacatcatttcccatcaattcccgttattaaagtggctggagttgagtcagtgtcagtgtcagtgtgttggcagcagccactcaatgttagtggtggctctttaacagtctgatggccttgagatagaagctgtttttcagtctctcggtcccagctttgatgcacctgtactgacctcgccttctggatgatagcggggtgaacaggcagtggctcgggtggttgatgtccttgatgatctttatggccttcctgtaacatcgggtggtgtaggtgtcctggagggcagcaAATGAGTTGGGGGACAAGGTTATGTACTGTTTGTATAGTCAGTCGTGTAGGGTAAACACAAATAATTGCAGTTTACACACTTTTGGGGGGGAGGACAGGTTACTCACCTTTTGAGAAAAATGCTTTGAAAGTATAGGGAGCTTAACCTTTTTTCACTGCCACAGGTAATCAAAGTTTACCCACCTATTTAttttaccactaggctacatcACTGGTATAGATGATGACGCTTTTTTATGCTAAATTATGCATAAAAAACTCatgtattttgttttattttacacTAGTGTTCCCCATGGATTTTAATTGTCTGTTAATACCTTCATCTTCTGATTAAGATTCCATAAGATTTGTACTTGTGCTTGGATGCACACAGTACATGgatctacagagccttcagaaagtattcacaccccttgactttttccacattttgttgctacagcctgaatttaaagtgGCTAAAATGTCAattttgtgtcactggtctaAACAGAATACTGCATAATGTCAacgtggaattgtgtttttagtCATTTTTCACAAATTATTTAAAAATCTAAAGCTGAAATAATTATTTTGTTATAGCAAAACTAAATAATTTCAGAAGTAAAAATGTGCTAAACAAGTcagataataagttgcatggactaatGGTTTTTAACGACTCCCTAATCTCTGTACTCCATGCATTGATCTGTCAGGTTCCTCATTTGAGCAGTACATTTCCAGCACAGATTCGACAACAATGaagagggaggttttccaatgccttgcgaagaagggcacctattggcagACAAAGAAATatggcgtccttcctaacttagttgacggagagaaaggaaaccgctcagggatttcaccatgaggccaatggtaactttaaaacagtttttatgataaaaagaaaaggaatagagctaagcacaggcaaaatctcagaggaaaacctggttcagtctgctttcaacAGACACCGGGAGACAAATCcaccttttagcaggacaataacctaaaacgcaAAGCCAattatacactggagttacttactaAAATGACATTGAGTGGTCTAatatacagttttgacttaaatctgcttgatttaatctatggcaagacctgaaactgggtgtctagcaatgatcaaccaacaacttgacagagcatgaatcattttttaaataataatgggcaaatattgtacaatccaggtttgcaaagctcttagagacttatccagaaagacgtgcagctgtaattgctaccgAAGGTGATtctgactcagggggttgaaaaCATTacggagtattttgtgtagatcgttgacagaAAATTAAAACTAAATCCAtattaatcccactttgtaacagaacaaaatgtgggaaaaggcaCATTTTGAACACTGTCTGAAGACATTGTACATGTTGTACCTATCTACATGTTGTACCTATCTACATGTTGTACCTATCTACATGTTGTACCTATCTACATGATTGCACTGACAGGATCAATTGGAAGGATGATTTTCACACATTGTGGTTATGGGTCAAAATCAAACTTCTCTTCATTTGATTGATTTTACCATCATTTCACCGTATTATCCAGACGAGCGGTGCTTTCAAATGTGTTGCCTTGTTCTATCCATATCATATATTGAGTTATCATAGGGGTTTTTACAATGTGATGCTTGACTGCTTTGTCAATCACTTCAGTTAATAAAAGCCTAGTTTGAAAGCATTGACTGTAGGCATCTTGTTTGGATGttgacatacatttaaaaaaaaaatatatatatatatataagctttGTAAGGTATGTTTGTGTCACACGTTCTTAGATGTCCAAGGGCTTACATAACATTATTAAGATAGGCTTTTACACATGATTTGCTGTATGTTTCAGTACAATATTCAATATTTGCTGTTAGTTACTGTTAATGGACATTTTCAATTGCTAATATACACATATTGATTGttaaataatataatttataaatgcTTTATGAGCTTAGTAGTAGCTTGGTAGAATTGTCCTATCAGAACTCAGAAATCTAAGTTTGTATTACTCCACTGTTAATGTTGTTGTCATTTGAGTGTAAACCTACCATGTAGCCTACAGCTTCCTGTTTAAAACCTATAATGGACGGTCATGTCCTTGGATACATTGCATCATTTAGCGCCAGGTGTCAGATGTTTGTTGTTTGGATGTTTATGTTTCAGAATTTTTATTGGATTCTAGTTTGTTTCCGCTACTATTTATGATATTTCTGAATACATTAGGAAATCTGTCACTCAGTCCACTGATTATTATCATTTGTAATGAATTTAATGATATCATACCATAAGTTGCAGTCTATctctgttagaatgtgttctgcATTAAATGACTTATTATGACATTATAAATGATTATACATGATTATCACATGCCATAATGAATTATACCTTTCAGATTTAAGTACGGTGcaaccaatatatatatatttaatgtgCTGTGAATGTCCAAAAAAGAAAACACTGAATTACACCCTAACACAACAATATTCatagttaaaaaataataattaaaggcAATTAGTTAAGGCAATTTTCTCTCTTAATATGTATTCTGTAGGTATTCTGATATGACTTCAATGTTTAAATACCATAAATGTTCTCTTCCCTTCTTATTATACAGCCCAAACGAGGGACTGATTCCATTAGAGATACTGGACCACTAATGGACACTGCAAAAAATTAAAACAATGATTAGATATGGGTACAATAGTTGCATTTAATCAGTCTTAATAACCCTTCTACTAACCCTCTGAGACTGCCTCATCTCATGCATTTTAATGAACGGGCaagagacatacagtacatactctaTCTGTGATTATACCCTCCTCAATCAATGCTCTCTTCAACACTGTGTTCTAACATGCAGTGCTCTAACATGCAGTGCTCTCTCCGACACCGTGCTCTAACATGCATGCTCAAACATGCAGTGCTCTCTCCGACACCGTGCTCAAACATGCAGTGCTCTAACATGCAGTGCTCTAACATGCAGTGCTCTAAGAAGCAGTGCTCTCTCCGACACGTGTTCTAACATGCAGTGCTCTAACATGCAGTGCTCTCTCCGACACCGTGTTCTAACATGCAGTGCTCTAACATGCAGTGCTCTCTCTGACATCGTGTTCTAAGATGCAGTGATCTCTCCGACACCGTGTTCTAACATGCAGAGCTCTCTCCGACACCGTGCTCTAACATGCAGTGTTCTCTCCGACACCGTGTTCTAACATGCAGTGCTCTCTCCGACAATGTGCTCTAACATGCAGTGCTCTAACATACAGTGCTCTCTCTGACACCGTGTTCTAACATGCAGTGATCTCTCCGACACCGTGTTCTAACATGCAGTGCTCTCTCCGACAATGTGCTCTAACATGCAGTGCTCTAACATACAGTGCTCTCTCTGACACCGTGTTCTAACATGCAGTGATCTCTCCGACACCGTGTTCTAACATGCAGAGCTCTCTCCGACACCGTGCTCTAACATGCAGTGTTCTCTCCAACACCGTGTTCTAACATGCAGTGCTCTCTCCGACACCGTGCTCTAACATGCAGTGCTCTAACATACAGTGCTCTAACATGCAG is a genomic window of Oncorhynchus gorbuscha isolate QuinsamMale2020 ecotype Even-year linkage group LG12, OgorEven_v1.0, whole genome shotgun sequence containing:
- the opn8c gene encoding opsin 8, group member c yields the protein MISLNLSERTDVCGNRTVSIFSSKLAPGADIGVGFTILSIVLLSVLGNGLVLVISFRRRKKMVGSELLCVNLAVVDFLCCICFYPLSILSSFNHAWLGHHVTCVYYGLGCYVFGLCGMFTIAAISVIRYLKTFYNLVYAVWLDGANIRLVCCASWLIAAVWSSFPLFGWGEYVPEPYGLSCTIAWHSYHTSFKDAFYVICSFSCFMLVPVLLIVTSQIQILYKVYHFTYALSARGIRTNLRHAEKRLSMMFFCISLGFVTAWAPYAVVSFLFIFHKDNRYMAPGGFVFPALFAKSSHIYNPFIYFYFNKAFRQELRCLLRSFCPRLARNRVGVRSAMGQEGLPGGPHPIQIQLQELGMSGGGVLGEE